DNA from Dietzia lutea:
TGTCCTCGTCCCAGCCCGGCATGGTCTCGTAGATCGGGGTGGCGTGGTGGAAGTCGGTCTGCGTCATGGGCATCTCGTCGTGCCGCACGCCGTCCACGTCGTAGGCCACGCAGATGGGGATCTCGCCGATGCCGGTGAGCACGTCGAGCTTGGTGAGGAAGTAGTCGGTGAAGCCGTTGACGCGGGCGGCGTAGCGGGCGATCACGGCGTCGTACCAGCCGCAGCGGCGCACGCGGCCGGTGTTGACGCCCACCTCACCACCGGTGACCTGCAGGTACTCGCCCCACTTGTCGAACAGCTCGGTGGGGAACGGCCCTGCGCCCACGCGGGTGGTGTACGCCTTGACGATGCCCAGCGAGTGGGTGATCTTGGTGGGCCCGATCCCGGAGCCGACGCAGGCGCCGCCCGCGGTGGGGTTGGACGAGGTGACGAACGGGTAGGTGCCGTGGTCGACGTCCAGCATGGTGGCCTGGCCGCCCTCCATGAGGACGGACTGGCCACGGTCGAGCGCCTCGTTGAGCATGAGGGTGGTGTCGGCGACCATCGGCCGCAGGCGGTCGGCATAGGAGAGGAAGTACTCGACCATCTCCTCGACCTCGACCGCGCGGCGGTTGTAGATCTTCACGAGGATCTGGTTCTTGAGGTGCAGCGCGCCCTCGATCTTCTGCCGCAGGATCGATTCGTCGAACACGTCCTGGACGCGGATGCCCACGCGGGAGACCTTGTCGGCGTAGGTGGGGCCGATGCCGCGGCCGGTGGTGCCGATGGCCTTCTTGCCGAGGAACCGTTCGGTGACCTTGTCGAGCGCCTGGTGGTACGGCGCGACGAGGTGCGCATCGGCGGAGATCCGGAGCCGGGAGGTGTCGGCGCCGCGGGCCTGCAGCCCCTCGATCTCGTCGAACAGCGCCTCGAGGTTCACCACGACGCCGTTGCCGATCACGGGTACCGCGGTGGGCGAGAGGATGCCGGCGGGCAGGAGCTTGAGTTCGTACTTCTCGCCACCGACGACCACGGTGTGGCCGGCGTTGTTCCCGCCGTTGGGCTTGACCACGTAGTCCACGCGGCCGCCCAGGATGTCGGTGGCCTTACCCTTGCCCTCGTCGCCCCACTGGGCGCCGATCAGAACGATCGCTGGCATGGTTCGCTTTCACCTCGAAAAGAGTCGTCTACACGGTGAGGGACGGACACCTTCTCGTGATTCCGCGCACACCAGCACTCCAGATTAGTCGTCTGAGTGCTCTCACCCTAGTCGCCGGCCCCCCGCACCCTGCGTAGTCTCACGGGCGTTCCGGGCAGGAGCTGCGAGATCCGGTCCGCGCTGTGGGAGGTGAGAACGCCGATCACGGGGTAGCCGCCGGTGACGGGGTGGTCGGGGCCGAACACGACCGGGCAGCCGTCGGCGGGGATCTGGACGGCGCCGCGCACCATGCCCTCGCTGGGGATCTCGCCCCTCGACCGCCGCGGTACGGGCCGGGCGGGGTCGATGCGCACGCCCACCCGGTCGGCGTGGCCGCTGACGTGGCCGGTCGCCGCGAGGACGTCCCACGCCTCGGGTGGGAAGAGGTCGTCGCGCGGGCCGGGGATGACGTCGAGGTCGACGGGCTGGCGGGGGTCGGTGCCGCCGACGGCCGCCTGCCATCCGTCCGCCCACGGGCCCACGACCGCGTCGCCGACGTCGAGGACGTCCCCGACGGTGACGGGCGGCGGGCCGAGCCCGGACAGGGTGTCGCGGGAGCGGCTGCCCAGCACCGGCGGCACGTCGATCCCCCCGCGCACGCCCACGTAGCTGCGCACCCCGGCGACGGGCCGGCCGATCTCCAGCGTCGACCCGGTGTCCAGGCGGAGGACGTCGCCGGTGGCGGCGGTGCGTCGGGAACCGTCGGGGGTGACGACGACGACGAGGGCCTCCGCACCCGTGACCGCCACGACCGCGGGGGCGTCCGTGAGGACGGTGAGCCCGCCGAGCAGCACCTCGAGCACCGCGGCTGCGGGGTCGGTGCCGACGGCCCGGAGGGCGGTGGCCGCGGCGGCGCGGTCGGCGGCCCCGGAGGCGGTCACCCCGAGGTCGGCGTGTCCGGGGCGGCCGAGGTCCTGCACGAGAACCGCGGGCCCGGCCCGGAGGACGAGCAGGCTCATCGGTCCGCGCCCCGGCTACCGGAGCCGGCGGTGCTGCCGGAGCCATGACTGCCGCCGGCGTCGCGGAACCGCACGGTCGTCCCGGGCGTCAGCAGGGCGGGGTCGGCGCGGTCGACGTCCCAGAGCCGGGCGTCGGTGGTGCCGATGAGCTGCCACCCGCCGGGTGAGACGCCGGGATAGACGGCGCAGAACCGGTCCGCCAGGCCCACCGATCCGGCCGGCACCCGCGCCCGCGGGGACGGCAGCCGCGGCACGGTCGGCAGCGGCCGCGGCTCGGCGGCGCCGCGCTGCTCGAGCCCGCGCTGCTCGCGCTGCTCGCGCCCGGGCGTATCGCGCCCGCGCGCGTCGAGCTCCCGCGCGTCCACGAGATAGGCGAAACCGGGCGCGAATCCGCCGAACGCGGCCCGCCACGTGATCGACGTGTGGGTCCGCACGAACGCCTCGGTCGACAGCCCGGCCAGGTCGGCGACGGCGGACAGGTCGGGCCCGTCGTAGCGGACGTCGAGGATCACCTCGGCCGCCCCACCCGCAGCCCCGGCCCAACCCGCGGCCCCAGGATCCGCTACTCCCCCTCCGGATCCGCTACCCGCACCGGGGTAGCGGATCCGGTCCCCGGGTAGCGGATTCGGGGTGGACGGCGGATTCGGGGTGGGCGACGGATTCGGGGTGGGCGACGGATTCGGGGTGGGCGGCGGCTCCTCGGCGAGAAGCGCCTCGACCCGCCGCCGCAGCCCGGGCAGCGCGGAGGCCTCCCGCGCGGTCACCAGCACGGTGCGGGCCGCCGCGACCACGTCGACGGCATCCGGCCGCAACCCGCGGACCCTCCCGGCAAGCTGCACCGCCTCCGCCAGACCCGCACACTCGAGCAGCAGCGCGGCCTCTCCGCAGCGGCGGATCCTCGTCGTCGTCATCTCTCCCCCGGCCGCCCCGGCT
Protein-coding regions in this window:
- a CDS encoding adenylosuccinate synthase, which encodes MPAIVLIGAQWGDEGKGKATDILGGRVDYVVKPNGGNNAGHTVVVGGEKYELKLLPAGILSPTAVPVIGNGVVVNLEALFDEIEGLQARGADTSRLRISADAHLVAPYHQALDKVTERFLGKKAIGTTGRGIGPTYADKVSRVGIRVQDVFDESILRQKIEGALHLKNQILVKIYNRRAVEVEEMVEYFLSYADRLRPMVADTTLMLNEALDRGQSVLMEGGQATMLDVDHGTYPFVTSSNPTAGGACVGSGIGPTKITHSLGIVKAYTTRVGAGPFPTELFDKWGEYLQVTGGEVGVNTGRVRRCGWYDAVIARYAARVNGFTDYFLTKLDVLTGIGEIPICVAYDVDGVRHDEMPMTQTDFHHATPIYETMPGWDEDITGAREFGDLPAAARDYVLRLEELAGCHMSYIGVGPGRDQNVVRRDILG
- a CDS encoding biotin-dependent carboxyltransferase family protein, translating into MSLLVLRAGPAVLVQDLGRPGHADLGVTASGAADRAAAATALRAVGTDPAAAVLEVLLGGLTVLTDAPAVVAVTGAEALVVVVTPDGSRRTAATGDVLRLDTGSTLEIGRPVAGVRSYVGVRGGIDVPPVLGSRSRDTLSGLGPPPVTVGDVLDVGDAVVGPWADGWQAAVGGTDPRQPVDLDVIPGPRDDLFPPEAWDVLAATGHVSGHADRVGVRIDPARPVPRRSRGEIPSEGMVRGAVQIPADGCPVVFGPDHPVTGGYPVIGVLTSHSADRISQLLPGTPVRLRRVRGAGD
- a CDS encoding 5-oxoprolinase subunit B family protein, producing MTTTRIRRCGEAALLLECAGLAEAVQLAGRVRGLRPDAVDVVAAARTVLVTAREASALPGLRRRVEALLAEEPPPTPNPSPTPNPSPTPNPPSTPNPLPGDRIRYPGAGSGSGGGVADPGAAGWAGAAGGAAEVILDVRYDGPDLSAVADLAGLSTEAFVRTHTSITWRAAFGGFAPGFAYLVDARELDARGRDTPGREQREQRGLEQRGAAEPRPLPTVPRLPSPRARVPAGSVGLADRFCAVYPGVSPGGWQLIGTTDARLWDVDRADPALLTPGTTVRFRDAGGSHGSGSTAGSGSRGADR